The genome window GTTTGCCTCTACTAGCCAAATTATTTTTAAAAGTATTAAAAGGAGATCATATTTATGATCCCAATGTCATATTTTTTCATACATCGGAGCTCACAATAAACTCCTTGCAGCACAATCAAGAAGAAATACCTAGTGATATAGACGGGGAGATAGGCCCAATACTACCCTTAAAAATTTATAACAAGAGACAAGCCTTGAAAATAATTATCCCAAAGGAAAAAAGCAAAATACTTGCATGGAAAGGGAGGGATTTAATTTAATGGAACTAAGCTCTGATTTTTCAGCAAATATCCTAAGAAATTTGATAACGGAATTACATTTTATCAATGGAAAAATTATAGAGGAAGTAATTAGGAGTGAGGATATTTCCATAAATCAATTTTATATTTTGGAATATCTTAATAGAAATAAAAAAACTTCCACAACAGAATTAGCCAATGTTTTGAAGATCTCTCAACCAGCTGTAACTCAGTTTATTAATAAATTAGTCCAACTCGAATATATAAGCAAAAATAATCATCCTGAGGATAAGAGAAGAACAATATTTGCATTAACCCAAGGCGGACAAAAAAAGATAAAAATCTTACAGGATCATCAAGTTTCTATCATCAAGAATAGGATAGGGGCTATGGACAAGGGGAAGGACCTTTTTCTTATAGAAGGGTTAAAGAGCTTCGTGGACTCCTGGAATAGAAGAAATACTTATGAATCATAACTCAATTGTTGGAGTGAGAAAAATGAAAAAAACCATTAGACTTCGAATAGATACCAAAGATAGATCAGGAATGGTATTAGATATTCTGCATATTCTAAACAATTATTGTGTTGACATAAGAGCCTTGGAGGTACATCCAGGTATTGCATACATTAAAACATATGATGATTTTCATGTGAGCTTAGAAGTTTTGAAGTCCCAGTTATTGCAGGAGAAAGATGTGATAGCTGTTCAGAAAGTGGAGTTGCTACCCCAGGAAGAAAGGGAGAAATATATTGAAACTGTTTTAGATGCTACTGAAGAGGGGATTATTGCTGTTGACAAACATGGAATAATCACAACCCTTAACCAGGGAGCCAAAAAAGTGCTCAAGGTAAATGAGGGGGTCATAGGGGAACATATTTCAAAAATAATAGCTCCAGAGCTCCCTATTTTGGAGACCATTAAAACCGGTAAAAGCTATGAGCATGTAGAAATTATTTTAGATAACCAAGAGTCCCCTGCCCATTATGTTACCTCCGGAAGACCCATATTAGATGAAGAAGGAAAGCCCATTGGAGCAGTGGGCAGTATTAGAGATATAGAAAGTGTAATGGACTTAGTGCATTTATTTACCAAACCCTCTATGATTACCTTTGATGAAATTATTGGTAAAAGCGAGAAGATCATCAGAGTTATTGAAATGTCTAAGATTATTTCAAAGAGTGATTCAACCGTATTAATCAGGGGAGAAAGCGGTACGGGAAAAGAATTGTTTGCAAGATCAATTCATATGGCAAGTCCAAGAAAAAATAAACCCTTTGTGGCAGTGAATTGTGCAGCATTACCCGATAGTCTTTTGGAAAGTGAGCTTTTTGGATACGAAGAGGGAGCCTTTACAGGAGCAAGAAAAGGGGGGAAACCAGGCCTTTTTAAATATGCTGACAACGGAACCATTTTTTTAGATGAAATCGGAGAGCTGTCAACCCACCTACAAGTAAAACTTCTTAGAGTATTGCAAGAAAGTAAGGTTAGGCAGTTGGGGAGTAATACAGAAACCCCCATTAATGTACGGGTTATTGCGGCTACCAATAGAGATCTGGAAAAATTTATGGAAAATGGTCAGTTTAGGGAAGATTTGTACTATAGGTTAAATGTTATACCTATTACCGTTCCCCCTTTAAGGGAAAGAAAAGATGATATTCCTATTCTATGTGAATATTATATTCAAAAATTAGGACAAAGAATGAATAAACCTATTCAGGGAATAAGTGATGAGGCCATTAAAAAATTAATAGAGTATGATTGGCCAGGAAATATCAGGGAATTGGCTAATATTATAGAAAGGGCAATGAACCTTTGCCATGAAAATATTATTCAAACCCATCATCTTATATTGGAAAATCAGCAATATAGTTCCTCTATTGATCTATTGACAAAAGAAAAAAGCCTTCAACCACTTAAAGAGGTTGTGGCTGAAGCGGAAAAAAGAGCTATTGAAGAGGCATTAAGACAAAGTACCAGTATTCGTCAGGCAGCTAAATCCTTAGGGGTCAATCATGCAACAGTGATTAATAAAATGAGGCTCTATGGCATAGAAAAGGCTTAACATAACCTGTGGTTATAATTATAACCACAGGTTATGTTTTTAACCACATATTTAAGGATATTGGTGAGAATTGCAACCGGTTTCACCCAGAGATTAGCATTGGAAGATTGGCACGGTTTTTGCAAGTATATAATGGCATGAAAAGAAAAAAATAAATTTATATATTCTAGGAGGGTTTATGAATGAATAATAAAAAATTAGGTTTTCACACTCAAGCTTTACATGCGGGTAATTTCCACGATAAAGCTACAGGTTCTCATGCTACTCCAATTTTCCAAACATCTACTTTCATCTTTGAAAATGCA of Irregularibacter muris contains these proteins:
- a CDS encoding MarR family winged helix-turn-helix transcriptional regulator, with the translated sequence MELSSDFSANILRNLITELHFINGKIIEEVIRSEDISINQFYILEYLNRNKKTSTTELANVLKISQPAVTQFINKLVQLEYISKNNHPEDKRRTIFALTQGGQKKIKILQDHQVSIIKNRIGAMDKGKDLFLIEGLKSFVDSWNRRNTYES
- a CDS encoding sigma 54-interacting transcriptional regulator, producing MNHNSIVGVRKMKKTIRLRIDTKDRSGMVLDILHILNNYCVDIRALEVHPGIAYIKTYDDFHVSLEVLKSQLLQEKDVIAVQKVELLPQEEREKYIETVLDATEEGIIAVDKHGIITTLNQGAKKVLKVNEGVIGEHISKIIAPELPILETIKTGKSYEHVEIILDNQESPAHYVTSGRPILDEEGKPIGAVGSIRDIESVMDLVHLFTKPSMITFDEIIGKSEKIIRVIEMSKIISKSDSTVLIRGESGTGKELFARSIHMASPRKNKPFVAVNCAALPDSLLESELFGYEEGAFTGARKGGKPGLFKYADNGTIFLDEIGELSTHLQVKLLRVLQESKVRQLGSNTETPINVRVIAATNRDLEKFMENGQFREDLYYRLNVIPITVPPLRERKDDIPILCEYYIQKLGQRMNKPIQGISDEAIKKLIEYDWPGNIRELANIIERAMNLCHENIIQTHHLILENQQYSSSIDLLTKEKSLQPLKEVVAEAEKRAIEEALRQSTSIRQAAKSLGVNHATVINKMRLYGIEKA